One Chryseobacterium sp. StRB126 genomic region harbors:
- a CDS encoding serine hydrolase has translation MSRKIDGLFKEKMKTAGIVGLSAAIISDNEILWSNADKNKNILYTKETIMNIGSVSKSITGIIIIRVNLLWQHSKSSSFI, from the coding sequence GTGTCCAGAAAGATTGATGGTCTATTCAAAGAAAAAATGAAGACAGCAGGTATTGTGGGATTATCCGCTGCAATAATTTCTGATAATGAAATATTATGGTCGAATGCAGATAAGAATAAGAATATTCTTTATACTAAAGAGACTATTATGAATATAGGGTCAGTTAGTAAATCAATAACCGGAATCATTATTATAAGGGTAAATTTACTATGGCAGCATAGTAAAAGTTCTAGTTTTATATAG
- a CDS encoding response regulator transcription factor — MKKKILIADDHYVIRIGISYMLEQKFSYPCTVDFADSFTEAREKITAENYDLLILDIDMPDTIHKAMIKQLKNIQTDLKILIFSAYSAEIGIQYINEGAEGYVKKDSGEEEVFKAVSSIFEVGYYYPQVVTNMIVARSQKKENSIEKLSEREFQVFKLLAQGNGNLEISNLLDLKMSTVSTYKKIIFEKLNVKTVVDLVRINDGLH, encoded by the coding sequence ATGAAAAAGAAAATACTTATTGCAGACGATCATTATGTTATTCGTATCGGAATCTCATATATGCTTGAACAAAAGTTCTCTTATCCTTGTACTGTTGATTTTGCAGATAGCTTTACGGAAGCTCGGGAAAAAATCACAGCTGAAAATTATGATTTGTTGATCTTGGATATTGATATGCCTGATACCATCCATAAGGCGATGATAAAACAATTAAAGAATATTCAAACTGATCTCAAAATATTAATTTTCTCTGCTTATAGCGCTGAAATTGGCATTCAGTATATCAATGAAGGAGCAGAAGGATATGTAAAAAAGGACTCTGGAGAAGAAGAGGTTTTCAAAGCAGTTTCATCAATTTTTGAAGTAGGATATTATTATCCTCAAGTGGTCACGAATATGATTGTAGCCCGTTCACAAAAAAAGGAAAACTCTATAGAAAAGCTTTCGGAACGAGAGTTTCAAGTATTCAAACTGCTTGCACAGGGAAATGGAAATCTTGAAATATCAAATTTATTAGATTTAAAAATGTCTACCGTAAGTACTTATAAAAAAATCATTTTTGAGAAATTAAATGTTAAAACCGTTGTTGATCTTGTCCGTATTAATGATGGATTACATTAA
- a CDS encoding helix-turn-helix domain-containing protein — protein sequence MGICFLLMLTIFHSINTIPVLYYDSSAKSKMLSGLFCLPVLAILLSFFISSLTKESIKGKYFFVMYCMIPIVFVLQSSVYTIYPFFGFEKRVELELYISAFIILMYLYLSIKYALGYSTSHKGSLWLLKIIALFACLCIIYILLNTVFLKIQAIYFSGIISLNLLSFLLCSILSYTIFTNNYCISIKISNIAIREESDPCGSIDQMRFEKYVKEHKPYLNSELKMSDFTKYVGTNRTYLSHFINKNYGMNFRAYINMLRLEEFRELKSSLHHKGLSEEELVYMAGFKSYKSYKKMIENLK from the coding sequence ATGGGAATTTGCTTTCTATTGATGCTTACAATCTTTCATTCTATCAATACTATTCCTGTTCTATATTATGATTCATCTGCTAAAAGTAAAATGCTGAGTGGCTTATTTTGTTTACCTGTTTTAGCAATTTTACTTAGCTTTTTTATTTCTTCATTAACCAAAGAAAGTATCAAAGGAAAGTATTTTTTTGTGATGTATTGCATGATACCTATAGTTTTTGTTTTACAAAGTTCTGTCTATACTATCTATCCTTTTTTTGGGTTTGAAAAACGGGTGGAATTAGAATTATATATAAGTGCATTCATAATTCTGATGTATCTTTATTTATCAATCAAATATGCCTTGGGCTATTCCACATCTCATAAAGGATCTTTATGGTTGCTGAAAATAATTGCTCTATTTGCTTGTCTCTGCATAATCTACATCCTTTTAAATACTGTTTTTTTAAAAATTCAGGCAATTTATTTCTCAGGAATAATTTCATTGAATCTGCTCTCTTTTTTATTGTGCTCTATTCTTTCTTATACGATATTTACTAATAACTATTGCATTTCAATTAAAATTTCTAATATAGCCATACGGGAAGAATCAGATCCTTGTGGTAGTATTGACCAAATGAGATTTGAGAAATATGTAAAAGAACATAAACCCTATTTGAATAGCGAGCTGAAAATGTCTGATTTTACCAAATATGTTGGAACCAATAGAACCTATTTATCTCACTTTATTAATAAGAATTACGGAATGAACTTTCGGGCTTATATCAACATGTTAAGATTAGAAGAGTTCAGAGAGCTTAAATCATCTTTGCACCATAAAGGTTTATCCGAAGAAGAACTGGTGTATATGGCAGGTTTCAAAAGTTATAAAAGTTATAAAAAAATGATTGAAAACCTTAAATAG
- a CDS encoding helix-turn-helix domain-containing protein: MALTRSGHIYPESGLANNELKVQEKIVIHQQDFEDYFHNHKPYLISTLKIEDLAITFNTNRQYLSKFISEVYKVNFNQYINSWRINEVNQLTSLKDNQDRSIEELSQMAGFGSVRSYWRAKKHIS, encoded by the coding sequence ATGGCACTGACACGTTCCGGGCATATTTATCCTGAATCAGGACTGGCTAATAATGAGCTGAAAGTACAGGAAAAGATTGTGATCCATCAACAAGATTTCGAAGATTATTTTCATAATCATAAACCTTATCTCATTTCAACCTTAAAAATAGAAGATTTAGCGATTACTTTTAATACAAACAGGCAATATTTGTCGAAATTTATAAGTGAAGTATATAAGGTAAATTTCAACCAATATATTAATTCCTGGAGAATCAATGAGGTAAATCAACTTACCTCTTTGAAAGACAATCAGGACAGGAGCATTGAAGAACTTTCTCAAATGGCAGGCTTTGGAAGTGTTCGAAGTTACTGGAGAGCTAAAAAGCATATTTCTTAG